From the genome of Malus sylvestris chromosome 6, drMalSylv7.2, whole genome shotgun sequence, one region includes:
- the LOC126624938 gene encoding uncharacterized protein LOC126624938: MEKKTYSLVVDMINTSGFAWNDVKKCVEVDSDDAWQTYLQKNKEADGWRSKPFPLYDRFAYIFGKDRATGNVAETPAEMVEEQSHDQVGASDIGGENFVSSMNQQSQQSTSSENSQRKRKRAVGSSSDGTEALISGLKDFYVESGKRMQMVTEALVQGTADHSDIANELEAMGLSPMDQIDALSLILEKPQNVGVFRAIKSELKKVFVQRLLRDKASG; the protein is encoded by the exons atggaaaaaaaaacatatagtttggtcgttgacatgataaacacaagtggatttgcatggaatgatgtcaaaaagtgcgttgaagttgacagtgatgacgcatggcaaacttatttgcag aaaaataaagaagccgatggatggagaagcaaaccttttccactgtatgatagatttgcatatatatttggaaaagatcgggctacgggtaatgtagccgaaacccctgctgaaatggtggaggaacaaagtcatgatcaAGTTGGTGCAAGTGATAttggaggtgaaaattttgtttcttcaatgaaccaacaaagccaacaaagcacgtcatctgaaaatagccaaagaaagaggaaaagagctgtgggaagttcaagtgatggaaccgaggcacttatcagtggactgaaagatttttatgttgaaagtgggaagaggatgcaaatggtcactgaagctttagttcaaggtactgcagatcatagtgacatagctaatgaacttgaagcaatgggtctttctcctatggatcaaattgatgcattgtctcttattttggaaaaaccacaaaatgtgggagtgttcagggcaatcaaatcggaactcaagaaagtgttcgtccaaagACTTTTAAGAGACAAAGCAAGCGGATGA